A window of Cryptococcus tetragattii IND107 chromosome 5, whole genome shotgun sequence genomic DNA:
GTGGATCCTTGCAGGTTTAGCAGTCAAGGCATAGTGAAGCACATTGTCTCCTGCAGAGGTGATGGCAAGGATGTGATCATCCTTGTTGATATTCAATTTCTTGACGTCAACCGCTGGATCTTCCCAAGTCTGTTTATTATTGAATAACACGAAAAAAATTAGCTTGGACGGTTACTtgtttttttatttttattttttttttaaagCTGCAACTGACCCATCCGTAAATGTGAGTCCTGAATTGCTCGTGGATTTTTTCTTCAAGGTAAGGTACCCTCCACGCCTGCCATCTCGATCAGCTTTTGTCGTCCACAGGCAAAACAGTAAAACCGACCTTTCTCAAATGATAGTGAAATGGGCTGAGAGGTGCACCAACTTCAAAAATAGTTTGAGTCGCCTGTGTCGCACTCGGTCCTAGGACTAATTCTGGCATCTCTAGCATAGGTGAAGGTGAGCCAAATATGGATGGCGAGTTGGTAAAAGGCGAGGTAGGGGTGAGGAGGCCGAGATCGCTCTGGCCGAGACGGTTACCGGCTTCCAACGTAAACGATTTGGCAGATGCAGAAGCATCCCGTTGGCGTGAGCAACCCAGAAAGACATAACTGAAATTTGATTGTCAATCGTcatgtttttgttttctttttcaaattCAAAGCTTCACAGGACATACTAGGGGATTTGTATGAACCAGGTGTTCAAAAAGTTGTTTCGCGCATTGTAAGTCTTGATAGTTCCCATTTTGTATTCCAAGTAATCTCGTCGGGACCCGTGGAGATGAACACCATCAAGGTCGAACCAGCATTCCCAGAACCATTTCGAGAACCAAGATACACGTTTGCTTGCTGTACCAATGGCCTAACGGTAAAAAACCAAGAGTTATTGACCGAACCCATATGGTAAGTTGaacaaaagggaaaaaaagagactTACGCGTTCTTTGCTACCTGCTTCTCGAGAAGCATAAAAGTCGACAACGCCCATCAATCCTCTTTGAGGATCAAGCACTTGATCACATCTATCCAGAACCTGGTAAAACGGGGGTATCTGTGCGTGGAAAGCGGGGTAATCAGCATACCAAAAACAAATGTCGCGGACGACTTGCCATGGAGAGTGAATAGCTCATAGTGATCGCAGTCAGGCTTCCCCTCGGATCCACTGCCCCACTCTCCCACTCTGGCAAGACGAATCGACTAGCATCTTGGCACAAAACATGGacattcttccatccccttGCCTTGATTCTGGCCCTTGCTACTTCCAAAAGGGGTTCACATAGGTCGATGATGTATATCGCATCAAAGTAGGTCAGTGGGAGATACTCATCCCTAACGAATGGCCAAGATTTCAGTAAATAGTTTATCAACCAGCAAAAATGGCGCCTTACATCTTTTCAATGTTCCAACCGGTACCACCTCCCAAATCTACCCATATCTTTGGTTTGGCCGGTGCAGCAGCAACGGGAAGCCTCACAACTGGCTGAGCTTTGAGATGGGCAGCCAACAGCTGAAGCATGGTCTCTCTCCCCTTGAGGAGGTGCGAGCGTGTCGTATCATATAAATCGGCTTGCCCGGCATAAAACGCCTCGAGGTTGTTCTTCTGGTCTCCACTCCCATGATGTAAAAAGGGCTTGAGGAAGCAATTGTACATGAACCTGAACGGAATATGCAAGGCTGGCCAGAGGCCAAGGGTAAGGGCAATAgacgagaggaagacgagagcATAGCCCAAGGAAGGTCTGGAAAGAGGGACAAAGGCGGTGAGCAGAGATTTGAGTGGTCTGGTTAGAGCAGCTACATTAGTGGATGTGTTAATCTGGAATGCAGTGGGGCGACTCACTGTAGATAGATGATCGTCGCTCCGGCAGAAAGAATGAGCAGTATGTGCGGTAAGGCGATAGACTCGTGGTGAGCCTTGGCAAGAACGATAGCCATGATGCCAGTCTAAAAGATTAGGATGACCTATGCGTTCTGGGGTAGTGCGTCAAGACAAGGAAAGACAGTTCAATGATAGGACCAGGGACAGACGTGCATTTTGACCCGTGAGTCTATAAGTAGTACGGGACGTGGCGGCGATGAACGGGTGTAAGGACTAGTGGTGCTAGCTCTGACCTACCGGATGCGGACCTCCACTGGCGGCTAGTGAATGTGCCGGGCAAGCTAAGGGCTGGCATAGGAGGATGCATCATGGCGGACAAGAAGCCGTGCCATGAACGTGCTTGTGAATGGTCGAACGTGGCTGGCTACCGCGACGGCGCTGCTTTATCAAGATTTGTCTGTGCTTTGATTAAAATGTGTTTTATCCGGGGCCCTGGGAATTTAGAGTTGCCGACATGACTTCATCTTGGGACGTAGCAGGGCAAGGTGGCTGATCCTGGCGGACGTctcaaaagcaaaaagataagagggaggaggattcCAAGTAATTAATAAATAAGGAAGtaacaacaacaatgcgGTGATGGCCGCTTGCCACATGGTTTGCACGCGAGTTTTCGGATACGTTTAAAAGTCGAAAGTCTTGTGTTTCTCGAGTCTTTTGCCTCTGCTCATcgctcatcctctcccttctACTCCCCGCCCCGTCCGCCATGCCCGCCCTCCACCGCCCGGCCCTCTCGGCCGCACGTGTCCTTGCACAGCGCAAAGTGGCGGCCGCACGGATCCCCAGCGCCGTTGCAGCGGCCCGCCTCTACTCGACCGACACGCAAAATGCAGACGGAAAACAAGAAATGATGTTCGGCGGGCCCCCCCCCACGAAAAAGGACGAGGGCGCAATACTGAAGCGATACACCGGTCCAGGCTTCCCCTTCATTCCCGTAAGCCCGCTTTTTCGCCGCCGCTTCTTTGCTGAACACTAGTCGCCGCAGTCCCTCCGGCATGTCGTCTACCCCTACCACCCCCACCTCCACAAAGGCGGCCCCGTCAAGGAGCTCACCATACCCCTCCGTCGTAAAGGTGGCCGAAGCAGTCTCACCGGTCAGATCGTCACCCGTCACCGAGGTGGTGGACACAAGCGTCGAATCCGTATCGTCGATTTCCACCGTCGCGATTCCGGCGAGCACGATGTTATCCGGATCGAGTATGACCCTGGACGAACTGCCCACATCGCCCTCATTAAGAAACGAGGTTCCGCTTCTACCTTGAGCGCGGAGCAGGCAGAGGAAAGTCTGGCCGAGGGTGGTTACGACAACGAAGCCGTCAAGGGCGGCTGGAGCTATATCGTTGCTCCTTTAGGATTGAGAGCTGGCGACGTTGTCGTTTCTTACCGAAGTGGCATACCGGAAAAGTTGATCCAAGAATGTGACATGACTTCCTCCATGTACGGCGGCTCTACGCTTTCCAGCAACGAAACCGATGtcatctctcctcctcctcgtaAATCTCGAGCGACCGACACCCCAGAAATGCGCCGTGCGCTTGGTATGCTCCGTACCATCACTCTCAAACCGGGAAACGTCCTTCCCCTCTATCTCATCCCTCCTGGTATGCAAGTGCACAACATCTCCCTTACCGTTGACGGCAGGATGCAACTCTGTCGATCAGCGGGTACTTTTGGCCAGATCGTCTCTCACCAAGGCAGCGACGGTCGATCCATCGGTGGTTCCGATGTTCTCACAATGGGCGGTggctttgatgaagaaggtaaCAGGGTGCCGAAAAACGGCTTCGTGTTGGTCAAATTGCAAAGTGGTGAAGTGAGAAAGTTGGACCCTGGATGTGTCGCCACCATCGGTGTGGTTAGCAAGTAAGTTGCGCCCGCGGCTATCCCTAGACCGTAACTGAttgactttttttccttgttcTGCCAGCAAAGAGCACCAGTTCCGACAACTCGGTAAGGCCGGTCGAAACCGCTGGCTCGGTCGTCGACCTCACGTCCGTGGTGCGGCCATGAACGCCGTCGACCACGCCCACGGTGGTGGTCGAGGTAAGAGTAAGGGTAACAAGCACCCCAGGAGTATCTACGGTACATTGCAGCACGTCAGGACGAGGAGGCCCAAGGACAAGGACGGAAACAAGGCGTATgtgtattttttttttattctGGGAGGTGACTCGACACACAGATGCTAATATTTCTATCGTTCAGTGTTGTTACCGAACGACCAAGAGGAAAGCAGACAGCGGCCAAGCACTAGACAcgttttttttctctttcggATGCATTTGCTATCTTTTCACTGGCTTGCTTTTTTTTACAGATGCGAAAGATGGAGTGGAAGATTTATCATGACTCTCTCTCTATATATGTCTACAAGCAATAATTATCGGCTTTTCGTTGCATTTTTTTCCATGACGGACCCTTCCATAGGGCTTTGGCGATACCTCAGACCCGCTGATACCAGAGGATCAGACTGCAAGTTTGAATCATTCCCTGCCTTGGTGATCTCAGCATCCTCCCACTGATCCCCGATGGCATCGCCCTTTTTCTGTTCAACAAGGATAGGCCGAGGTCGTGAAGAGGTTTTGGTCTTTGGTGTCGGTATTGGCTTATCCCTGTCCGAAGGGGATGGTCCAAGACCTTTGGGACCAGGGGCGAGGGAGTATAGAATCGTGCCCACTAGTCGTCATAAGCATGTCTTCAATTTTTTTACgccaaaaagaaataatGAAACAACTTACACAACACCATCCCACCCCCGATGACCAAGCTCCACGTCACCCCACTCCCATAGTACCAAACACTGATAACCAAACTGACCGCTTTCCTCACCGTCAATGCCATGTTCACCGTCACTGAATTCACCCTCGTCGTCAACCTGTTCACACCCCTAACACAGAGACCTTGAGTAATGAGGTTGAGCGCGAGAGCAAACATGGCAGAAGGAATGAGAAGCTCGTGCCAGTCAAAGTATTTggcggaagagaaagaagttgGGGTTTCAGTGAAGAGggctgagaagagggaagttGAAGGTCGAGGAATGGATAATAAAGTGAGAGATGGCGAGGAGGTATAGGCGTTGTATGTTTGGATGAGATCAGAGTAGAACGGGGTAAAGAGAGGGAGTGAGAGAAAGTGCTACACATGTGATTGTGATCAGCGACGACGTTGTGAAAATGACATATTGTGAAGAAAACACACGCCATAGAACAATGCTTCTTTCCATTGCTTCCCATACATACGATAAGTATGCTCCTGGTACAGCCCTAGGAGTGCAGATAAAAACAGAGCACCGGCAAGGAGAGCTATGCCTGCTATGTAATCCCGTTCATGGGCCATCCAAGAAGTTGGTTGGCCGGTTGATTCAGCCGTAGTTGATACAGTGTCACTTGATCGGGGCGATTGTCGATGTGGGGCGGAAAGGGtagcgatgatgatgccaATGGTGATGAGCAATCCAGCGAGCTATATAACAGGGAGTTAAGAAATAATGCTGGTTTTGATTTGTTTGTTTCCCGCACCATTTGAGCTATTGAATATCTCCGCTTCCCGATCACTCTCCCAACAATCATCGATACACACAGACCTATCGTGGGTAGTCAGTTCGGCTACACCTATTCCAGTGAATGGACTAACCACCGCTCCGAAAAATGATGTGAAGGGTTACTGGGATCTATAAAGCGCTTAATGCCTGTCATGGGTACCAACTTATACCATAGCCCACCTTCAAGCCAAACGCATAATTATTCACTGCGCACAGTCAGCTGGCAAAACAGCAACACACACACAGGCATACTCACTCAAGCTGACGGCAAAGAATAGGATGACCTGGATTATCCAACGTTTCAAAGGTACATTTCTTgtcttgagcttgggaTAAATCACTCCTGATTTGCTTCGAGCCAGCTCGACTTGCGATGAAAGGTTCTGAAGAGCGACAAAGACAAATTGGGAGAATGTAAGAAACGTGCCTGCAGCGTCTCAGTACTTGGCCGGATCCTAGGTGATCGATATGCATTTACCAGACTTGGGATGGTCTTTGAGAACTCCCTCTAGTGCCCATACGTTTCTAATGTGAGAATGAGCTATTGTACATTGCTTGACGCGCTTCGAATCCACTCACGAGCAGCAGCCACCGAAGACGAGGGAGAGGATCATGAACCATTCGCCTGCAGTAGTCTGCAGAAACGAGGATATGAGGCCTCGATCTGTCATGATGATTAACAGTTATAGGCCTCCGTGAGTGTCAATATATCCCCTCTGGTGCAGTAATTGTTGCTACAGACTGTAATGTCTAAATATATAACATGAAAGGAACGTTACTGACAATCTCCGTAATAAGTGTAATACAACGAGCGATAATAACAACATCAACAAGCTCGGAGATGGCCGCCTCGCGTCGCCGTTCCTCATTCCGTTCCTTACGTAGACGTTTATATTTGACCGACATTTGTCGACGACGctcatctcatctcatctccgCAATCTTCGTTCCCCCGCCATGGCCCCcgtcctccccctcccgGAGTacttcaccctcctcctatACCTCGCCATCCTACTCATCGCGGCGTTCATATCCCTCCCACACTCCACATCCTACTTCCTCTCCGCTCCCCTCGCCCAGTCATCCTCAGCAGACAGACCAGAACACGCATTCCTCACCCCTATAACGTCACGGCCACTCATCACTATGGCTTGGGATGTTATCGGAGTGGGGATGATCATGTTCTGGTGgggaggaaagatgaagggctGGTGG
This region includes:
- a CDS encoding mitochondrial 54S ribosomal protein uL2m, which translates into the protein MPALHRPALSAARVLAQRKVAAARIPSAVAAARLYSTDTQNADGKQEMMFGGPPPTKKDEGAILKRYTGPGFPFIPSLRHVVYPYHPHLHKGGPVKELTIPLRRKGGRSSLTGQIVTRHRGGGHKRRIRIVDFHRRDSGEHDVIRIEYDPGRTAHIALIKKRGSASTLSAEQAEESLAEGGYDNEAVKGGWSYIVAPLGLRAGDVVVSYRSGIPEKLIQECDMTSSMYGGSTLSSNETDVISPPPRKSRATDTPEMRRALGMLRTITLKPGNVLPLYLIPPGMQVHNISLTVDGRMQLCRSAGTFGQIVSHQGSDGRSIGGSDVLTMGGGFDEEGNRVPKNGFVLVKLQSGEVRKLDPGCVATIGVVSNKEHQFRQLGKAGRNRWLGRRPHVRGAAMNAVDHAHGGGRGKSKGNKHPRSIYGTLQHVRTRRPKDKDGNKAVVTERPRGKQTAAKH